From the genome of Muricauda sp. SCSIO 64092, one region includes:
- a CDS encoding general secretion pathway protein GspG codes for MSSFVRHFFKKKVLAINLQETLIVLAIIGILLLLALPNLMPLISKAKSVEAQVQLKAIYNAQTTHRYMNSKYTADIGELDFEPPRTVKENGTANYVYSLVNADNASFTARAEAITDFDGDGVFNVWEIDENGNPKQIVKD; via the coding sequence ATGTCATCCTTTGTCCGTCATTTTTTTAAAAAGAAGGTCCTGGCCATCAACCTTCAAGAGACCCTTATTGTTTTAGCTATCATAGGCATTCTATTATTATTGGCATTACCTAACCTTATGCCCTTGATATCCAAAGCCAAAAGTGTGGAAGCCCAGGTACAGCTCAAAGCTATTTACAACGCCCAGACCACTCACCGCTATATGAACAGCAAATACACTGCGGATATCGGTGAGCTGGATTTTGAACCCCCAAGGACCGTAAAGGAAAATGGAACGGCGAACTATGTTTACTCCTTGGTCAATGCGGACAACGCAAGCTTTACGGCTCGGGCCGAGGCGATTACCGATTTTGATGGGGACGGTGTATTCAATGTTTGGGAAATAGACGAAAATGGCAATCCCAAACAAATCGTAAAGGATTGA